One stretch of Gemmatimonadaceae bacterium DNA includes these proteins:
- a CDS encoding peroxiredoxin, translating into MTISVLPIPTAGQTAPDFSLASTAGSSVTLSSLRGRPVLLAFFPLAFTSTCTAELCDIRDDYDRFAAAGVTVYPISVDSVDSLREFKNKHGMKVDLLSDFKRDVSRLYGTLREDRFYSNRAYFLIDAWGVIRWAHVEAKPSDRRQNSEIFAEISKLG; encoded by the coding sequence ATGACGATTTCCGTATTGCCCATCCCCACCGCTGGCCAGACCGCGCCCGACTTCTCCCTCGCCTCGACGGCCGGCTCGAGCGTCACCCTGTCGTCCCTCCGCGGGCGGCCCGTGCTCCTGGCCTTCTTCCCGCTCGCCTTCACCAGCACGTGCACCGCCGAACTGTGCGACATCCGCGACGACTACGACCGGTTCGCGGCCGCCGGTGTCACGGTCTATCCGATCAGCGTCGACTCGGTGGACTCCCTGCGCGAGTTCAAGAACAAGCATGGCATGAAGGTCGACCTGCTGAGCGACTTCAAGCGCGACGTATCGCGCCTCTACGGGACTCTCAGAGAAGATCGCTTCTACTCCAATCGCGCCTACTTCCTGATCGACGCATGGGGCGTGATCCGATGGGCACACGTCGAGGCAAAACCGAGCGACCGCCGCCAGAATTCGGAGATTTTCGCCGAGATTTCCAAACTCGGATAG
- a CDS encoding ATP-binding protein produces the protein MPPNPPSATASLTDRPLHRVTRAFARGAGLDQAIPAALRVVCRELRAVGASIWMEDAGVWRRAWATGRDGFTAEAARGVQARRRPGGDPYVVVMRVGERPVGLLVVKVGRDPGAGGRDLLGDVAGVLAPILVQSQRARQLEESVAAGTRAIEAQRAFFERIVDALPVGLYVIDRDYRIRAWNSKRETGLQGVARTEVLGHAIFDVLHRQPADVLREEFEELFHTGAIQQFQTESSATGEPRVYRLTKIPMRGDGGEISHAITIGEDITEWKQAEARIAQAEKLAALGTLAAGVMHEINNPLATIAAASESLGLRVKDGRVAGDALVQELHTVLGLIAHEVHRCSTIVNGVLDFSRPTHAHREPVAVNDIVRRTLFLLGHHARFKNLHVDVSLAPDVPAVVGNDEQLIQVLMALLLNAMDAMHDQGTIGLRTGTTPSGDAMIEIEDHGEGIRRADLPRIFEPFFTTKPVGRGTGLGLSVCYSIVSDHGGRLEVNSAFGRGSVFRVLLPVAAGEDR, from the coding sequence TTGCCGCCCAACCCACCTTCCGCCACGGCGTCCCTCACCGATCGTCCTCTGCATCGCGTCACGAGGGCGTTCGCGCGCGGCGCCGGGCTCGATCAGGCCATCCCGGCAGCGCTCCGGGTGGTGTGCCGCGAACTGCGGGCCGTGGGGGCAAGCATCTGGATGGAAGACGCTGGCGTGTGGCGGCGTGCCTGGGCCACCGGGCGCGACGGGTTCACGGCCGAGGCCGCGCGAGGCGTCCAGGCCCGGCGGCGACCCGGGGGCGACCCGTATGTCGTGGTGATGCGGGTGGGCGAACGCCCCGTGGGGTTGCTCGTGGTGAAGGTCGGGCGTGATCCCGGCGCGGGAGGGCGCGACTTGTTGGGCGATGTGGCCGGCGTGCTCGCGCCGATCCTCGTTCAGTCGCAGCGTGCGCGCCAGCTCGAGGAGTCCGTGGCCGCCGGCACGCGCGCGATCGAAGCGCAGCGCGCCTTCTTCGAGCGCATCGTCGACGCGCTTCCCGTGGGGCTGTACGTGATCGATCGCGACTACCGCATCCGCGCCTGGAACAGCAAGCGGGAGACCGGCCTGCAGGGCGTGGCGCGCACGGAGGTGTTGGGGCACGCGATCTTCGACGTCCTGCACCGGCAGCCCGCCGATGTCCTCCGCGAGGAGTTCGAGGAGCTGTTCCACACGGGCGCGATCCAGCAGTTCCAGACCGAGTCGAGCGCCACCGGCGAACCGCGCGTGTACCGCCTGACCAAGATCCCGATGCGCGGCGATGGCGGGGAGATTTCCCACGCCATCACGATCGGTGAGGACATCACCGAGTGGAAGCAGGCCGAAGCGCGCATCGCCCAGGCGGAGAAGCTCGCCGCGCTCGGCACGCTCGCCGCTGGCGTGATGCACGAGATCAACAATCCGCTGGCCACGATCGCCGCCGCGTCCGAGTCCCTCGGCCTGCGGGTCAAGGATGGCCGGGTGGCGGGCGACGCGCTGGTGCAGGAGTTGCACACCGTGCTCGGCCTCATCGCCCACGAGGTGCACCGCTGCAGCACGATCGTGAACGGAGTGCTCGATTTCAGCCGGCCCACCCACGCCCATCGCGAACCGGTGGCCGTGAACGACATTGTCCGGCGGACGCTCTTCCTGCTCGGCCACCACGCGCGATTCAAGAACCTGCACGTGGACGTCTCGCTGGCGCCCGACGTGCCGGCCGTCGTCGGCAACGACGAGCAGCTCATCCAGGTGCTGATGGCGCTGCTCCTGAACGCCATGGACGCCATGCACGACCAGGGGACGATCGGATTGCGCACCGGCACGACGCCCAGTGGCGACGCGATGATCGAGATCGAGGACCACGGCGAGGGCATCCGCCGCGCCGACCTGCCGCGCATCTTCGAGCCCTTCTTCACGACCAAACCCGTGGGGCGGGGCACCGGGCTCGGCCTCTCGGTGTGTTATTCCATCGTCTCCGACCACGGAGGACGCCTGGAAGTGAACAGCGCGTTCGGACGCGGCAGCGTGTTTCGCGTGCTGTTGCCGGTGGCCGCAGGGGAAGATCGATGA
- a CDS encoding sigma-54 dependent transcriptional regulator, with protein sequence MNQDPGIRILIAEDEARLAEILASYLSGRGHSVRVTSNGRQALDAIRTDSFDVALLDIVMPELDGLEVMRQVREDPAPPEIIIITGNGTIDNAIAAMKLGAYDYMTKPYRMAEIDVLVQRAWEKRQLARENQFLHHRLSRIDGAPIVQTRFAPMQAVLDVIEKAAPSDAPVLITGESGTGKDLLARVIHHLSGRLGSFVDLNCAMLSDQNLETELFGYERGAFAGAAERKIGFLEMATNGTLYMDEVSELESRMQGRLLRALEHGSYFRAGGMQRVEIHTRLVTATNRNLETLVSEGQFRGDLLYRINTITVALPPLRERTVDIPLLAEHFLQRFRGQGAPTLASDAVEMLQAYEWPGNIRELRNVIERALLLHRGPVLAAADLPITQARTAPGLPGSRVSLADLERRHIESVLAHMGWHQGQAADVLGISPKTLYRKIREYGLQRPRRT encoded by the coding sequence ATGAACCAGGACCCGGGCATTCGCATCCTGATCGCCGAGGACGAAGCCAGACTGGCCGAGATCCTCGCGTCATATCTCAGCGGGCGCGGCCATTCGGTGCGCGTGACGTCCAATGGGCGGCAGGCGCTCGACGCGATCCGCACCGATTCGTTCGACGTTGCGCTGCTCGACATCGTGATGCCCGAGCTGGACGGCCTCGAAGTCATGCGGCAGGTGCGCGAGGACCCGGCGCCGCCGGAGATCATCATCATCACGGGCAACGGCACGATCGACAACGCGATCGCCGCCATGAAACTCGGCGCGTACGATTATATGACGAAACCGTACCGCATGGCCGAGATCGACGTCCTCGTGCAGCGGGCGTGGGAGAAGCGTCAGCTCGCGCGCGAGAACCAGTTCCTGCACCATCGCCTGTCGCGCATCGATGGCGCGCCTATCGTCCAGACGCGCTTCGCCCCCATGCAGGCGGTGCTCGACGTGATCGAGAAGGCCGCGCCGAGCGACGCCCCCGTGCTCATCACCGGGGAGTCGGGTACGGGCAAGGACCTGCTCGCCCGGGTCATCCACCATCTGTCGGGCCGCCTGGGGTCGTTCGTCGATCTCAACTGCGCCATGCTCTCCGACCAGAACCTCGAGACCGAGCTCTTCGGCTACGAACGCGGCGCCTTCGCCGGTGCCGCAGAGAGGAAGATCGGCTTCCTGGAGATGGCCACCAACGGCACGCTCTATATGGACGAGGTGAGCGAGCTGGAGTCGCGGATGCAGGGCCGCCTGCTCCGCGCGCTGGAGCACGGAAGCTACTTCCGTGCCGGCGGCATGCAGCGCGTGGAGATCCACACGCGGCTCGTCACGGCCACGAATCGCAATCTCGAGACGCTGGTGAGCGAAGGCCAGTTCCGCGGCGATCTCTTGTATCGCATCAACACCATCACGGTAGCGCTCCCGCCGCTGCGCGAGCGGACGGTGGACATCCCGCTGCTCGCCGAGCACTTTCTCCAACGGTTCCGGGGCCAGGGCGCGCCCACCCTGGCCAGCGATGCCGTGGAGATGCTGCAGGCGTACGAGTGGCCGGGCAACATCCGGGAGTTGCGCAACGTCATCGAGCGCGCGCTCCTCCTGCATCGCGGTCCGGTGCTCGCTGCCGCCGATCTGCCGATCACGCAGGCCCGGACGGCGCCCGGCCTGCCGGGCAGCCGGGTGTCGCTGGCCGACCTGGAGCGGCGACACATCGAATCGGTGCTCGCCCACATGGGGTGGCACCAGGGGCAGGCGGCCGATGTCCTCGGCATCTCGCCCAAGACGCTCTACCGCAAGATCCGCGAGTACGGCCTGCAACGGCCACGGCGGACCTGA
- a CDS encoding response regulator transcription factor: MRILVIEDDPTVGQHVKRGLEEQRWAVDLVPDGEEGERRASSEAYDLVILDMRLPGKSGLEVLQSLRDRGFTRPVLVLTAQDAVDAKVATLRAGADDYVTKPFAFEELLARVEALARRPRAIASPVLQVADLELDLGTREVHRGRKVIELTPKEFTVLEYLMRHQGRVMSRTLITEYAWGYHFDPGTNIVDVVINHLRKKIDAGRQQRLITTVRGVGYMVKA, from the coding sequence ATGCGTATTCTCGTCATCGAAGACGACCCGACGGTGGGCCAGCACGTCAAGCGCGGCCTTGAAGAGCAGCGATGGGCGGTGGACCTCGTCCCCGACGGCGAGGAGGGCGAACGCCGCGCCAGTTCCGAGGCCTACGACCTGGTGATTCTCGACATGCGGTTGCCTGGCAAGAGTGGGCTCGAGGTGCTGCAATCGCTGCGCGACCGGGGCTTCACGCGGCCGGTGCTCGTACTCACGGCGCAGGACGCCGTGGACGCCAAGGTCGCCACGTTGCGCGCCGGCGCCGACGACTACGTGACCAAGCCGTTCGCGTTCGAAGAGCTGCTGGCGCGCGTGGAAGCGCTGGCCCGGCGCCCGCGGGCCATCGCCTCGCCCGTCCTCCAGGTGGCCGATCTCGAACTCGATCTCGGCACGCGCGAGGTGCACCGCGGTCGCAAGGTCATCGAACTCACCCCCAAGGAGTTCACGGTTCTCGAATACCTGATGCGTCACCAGGGACGCGTCATGAGCCGCACCCTCATCACCGAGTACGCCTGGGGATACCACTTCGATCCCGGAACGAACATCGTGGACGTGGTGATCAACCACCTGCGCAAGAAGATCGACGCCGGTCGGCAGCAGCGATTGATCACCACCGTGCGCGGGGTCGGTTACATGGTCAAGGCCTGA
- a CDS encoding HAMP domain-containing sensor histidine kinase, with translation MYSTRTRLTTAYAGLLFATMIAFSAALYFGRRLAANDELAIQAHAEADLVLQTIVNAQRNGRVLTTVLVNPLTGPVIQPTKAMAEELDQVPGFFLLVDPQDRLLYSSTTLQLFSHRDQDTVYTVGRTLTANGPSAVVPLTQDTLFETHLLVVADSDTATGPNISRIVAGLPTSTAELAPQLLVGTMLLLAPVVLLISLAAAYYLAGRAFKPVDLLINEVEAITDGRSLHRRLPTENADDELGRLAETLNRMIARLQASFGALRRFTADASHELKTPLTVLRADVERAMHPTTPQADRFVALEEAIQEITRMADLVDSLLTLARADEGRFDLHRAPIHLEPIVRDVTETATILGEDAGLVVTLPLVEDAVVLGDAARLRQLFLNLVTNAIKYTPRGGKVEMTLSHRNNNAVAFAVRDTGLGISAADLPYVFERFWRADRVRSRATERGGFGLGLAIAQWIVQAHGGTLSVQSRLGRGSVFTVLLPMLVETEPAPEPGAAAAPEA, from the coding sequence ATGTACAGCACGCGCACGCGGCTGACCACGGCCTACGCGGGCCTGCTGTTCGCGACGATGATCGCGTTCAGCGCGGCCCTCTACTTCGGGCGGCGCCTCGCCGCGAACGACGAGCTGGCGATCCAGGCGCACGCCGAAGCGGACCTCGTGCTGCAGACCATCGTCAACGCGCAGCGAAACGGCCGCGTGCTCACGACCGTGTTGGTCAACCCGCTCACCGGCCCCGTCATCCAGCCCACCAAGGCCATGGCCGAGGAGCTCGACCAGGTGCCCGGCTTCTTCCTGCTCGTCGATCCGCAGGACCGGCTGCTCTACTCGTCCACCACGCTGCAGCTGTTCAGCCACCGCGACCAGGACACGGTGTACACGGTCGGCCGCACGCTCACCGCCAACGGTCCCTCGGCCGTCGTCCCGTTGACCCAGGACACGCTGTTCGAGACGCACCTTCTCGTGGTGGCCGATTCGGATACCGCCACTGGGCCCAACATCTCGCGCATCGTCGCTGGCCTCCCCACCTCGACCGCCGAATTGGCCCCCCAGCTGCTCGTCGGCACGATGCTCCTGCTCGCCCCGGTGGTGTTGCTCATCTCGCTCGCCGCAGCGTATTACCTGGCCGGGCGCGCATTCAAACCGGTGGACCTCCTCATCAATGAAGTCGAGGCGATCACCGACGGTCGCAGCCTCCACCGCCGGCTCCCGACCGAAAACGCCGACGACGAGTTGGGCCGCCTGGCCGAGACGCTCAATCGCATGATCGCGCGCCTCCAGGCCTCGTTCGGCGCCCTGCGCCGGTTTACCGCCGATGCCAGTCACGAACTCAAGACGCCGCTCACCGTGCTCCGCGCCGACGTCGAGCGCGCCATGCACCCCACGACACCACAGGCGGACCGCTTCGTGGCGCTGGAAGAGGCCATCCAGGAGATCACCCGCATGGCTGATCTGGTGGACAGCCTCCTCACGCTGGCCCGCGCCGACGAGGGCCGGTTCGACCTGCACCGCGCGCCCATCCACCTCGAGCCCATCGTGCGCGACGTGACCGAGACGGCCACGATTCTCGGCGAGGACGCCGGCCTCGTCGTCACACTGCCGCTCGTCGAGGACGCGGTGGTGCTCGGCGACGCGGCCCGCCTCCGCCAGTTGTTCCTGAACCTCGTCACCAACGCCATCAAGTACACGCCCCGCGGCGGCAAGGTGGAGATGACGCTGAGTCATCGGAACAACAACGCGGTGGCGTTTGCCGTGCGCGATACCGGGCTCGGGATTTCGGCCGCGGACCTGCCCTACGTGTTCGAGCGGTTCTGGCGCGCCGACCGGGTGCGCTCCCGGGCCACGGAGCGCGGCGGGTTCGGCCTCGGGCTGGCCATCGCGCAGTGGATCGTGCAGGCCCATGGAGGCACGCTCAGCGTGCAGTCGCGCTTGGGGCGGGGAAGCGTATTCACCGTGCTCCTGCCCATGCTCGTCGAAACGGAACCGGCCCCGGAACCCGGCGCCGCCGCCGCTCCAGAGGCATGA
- a CDS encoding energy transducer TonB: MFNNLIESKAKKQRTPGGMALSVVIHAALIGGAVYGTLQAGQQIEKVRAEKVEFMKVEKKEPPPPKKVAAPPPDVVAAPPPPKGFQVLTAPIKIPDVLPKIDLSKSVTNAADFSGKGVAGGIAKGVVGGTPINEGTTFFSFQVEKQVEMAPGNQPPHYPDVLRSANVEGEVIASFVVDTNGRADMSTFKVIKSTHDLFVQAVKNALRDYRFYAAEIGGHKVKQLVQQPFQFTLNTH; the protein is encoded by the coding sequence ATGTTCAACAATCTCATCGAGTCGAAGGCCAAGAAGCAGCGAACCCCCGGGGGCATGGCGCTGAGTGTCGTGATTCACGCCGCGCTCATCGGCGGCGCCGTCTACGGTACGCTCCAGGCCGGCCAGCAGATCGAAAAAGTCCGGGCCGAGAAGGTCGAATTCATGAAGGTCGAGAAGAAGGAGCCGCCGCCGCCCAAGAAGGTCGCGGCGCCGCCTCCCGACGTGGTCGCTGCGCCGCCACCGCCCAAAGGCTTCCAGGTGCTGACGGCCCCGATCAAGATTCCCGACGTCCTTCCCAAGATCGACCTCTCCAAGAGTGTCACCAACGCCGCGGATTTCAGCGGCAAGGGTGTGGCGGGTGGTATCGCCAAGGGCGTCGTCGGCGGCACGCCGATCAATGAAGGCACCACGTTCTTCTCGTTCCAGGTGGAGAAGCAGGTCGAGATGGCGCCCGGCAATCAGCCGCCGCACTACCCCGACGTGCTCCGATCGGCAAATGTCGAAGGCGAGGTCATCGCGTCGTTCGTTGTCGACACCAACGGTCGCGCGGACATGAGCACGTTCAAGGTGATCAAGTCCACCCACGACCTGTTCGTGCAAGCCGTCAAGAACGCGCTCCGTGACTACCGTTTCTACGCTGCCGAGATTGGGGGGCACAAGGTCAAGCAACTCGTCCAGCAGCCCTTCCAGTTCACGCTGAACACTCATTAG
- a CDS encoding MotA/TolQ/ExbB proton channel family protein: MDVSLLGLWHQMGNFAKGIVFILAFMSIYSLTVMVSKWWNLRRAQKETIKFAPEFSQFLEEDNLTEAINLAESYKKSHVALVLGGALGEVKPLIQDGSVTVADINSAERAVERNMLLEITNLKRGLAVLATVGATAPFVGLLGTTMGIVNAFTGMAVSGSGGLAAIGGGIAEALITTAFGLIVAIPAVWAYNYFTTKIDNLTAEMTYVSKEMIDYLIKGVSGEFGRSRFTREFNASTSAGAPIKQ; the protein is encoded by the coding sequence ATGGATGTCTCACTGCTTGGCCTCTGGCACCAGATGGGCAATTTCGCCAAGGGGATCGTCTTCATCCTGGCGTTCATGTCCATCTACTCGCTCACCGTCATGGTTTCCAAGTGGTGGAACCTGCGGCGCGCGCAGAAGGAAACGATCAAGTTCGCGCCCGAATTCTCGCAGTTCCTCGAGGAGGACAACCTCACCGAGGCCATCAACCTGGCCGAGAGCTACAAGAAATCGCACGTCGCCCTCGTGCTCGGCGGCGCGCTCGGTGAGGTCAAGCCCCTCATCCAGGACGGCTCCGTGACCGTGGCCGACATCAACTCGGCCGAACGCGCCGTGGAGCGCAACATGCTCCTCGAGATCACCAACCTCAAGCGCGGCCTCGCCGTGCTCGCCACCGTGGGCGCCACCGCGCCGTTCGTCGGACTGCTCGGGACGACGATGGGTATCGTGAACGCGTTCACGGGCATGGCCGTCTCCGGGTCCGGCGGTCTGGCCGCCATCGGCGGCGGTATCGCCGAGGCCCTGATCACCACGGCGTTCGGCCTCATCGTCGCCATCCCGGCCGTGTGGGCGTACAACTACTTCACGACCAAGATCGACAATCTGACCGCGGAAATGACGTACGTGTCGAAGGAGATGATCGACTACCTGATCAAGGGCGTGTCGGGCGAGTTCGGCCGTTCCCGGTTCACGCGTGAATTCAACGCGTCCACCAGCGCCGGCGCTCCGATCAAGCAGTAA
- a CDS encoding biopolymer transporter ExbD, producing MAFSPTSGGAVQSTPNVTPMIDVMLVLLIIFMVVTPALLAGFNATPPEAQNIRDHPEDSNSDHVLGIDVDGHYYLDKKPIEYTQIGAAINAIYTAPDRDDKVLYIKADKNLDYGKVLDLMDLASKNGVVVIAMIGDQKPHTVSTVPGDSKDAPPLPPGGGN from the coding sequence ATGGCCTTCTCACCAACCAGTGGGGGCGCGGTTCAGAGCACGCCCAACGTGACGCCGATGATCGACGTCATGCTGGTGCTGCTGATCATCTTCATGGTGGTCACGCCCGCCCTGTTGGCGGGGTTCAACGCAACCCCGCCCGAAGCGCAGAACATCAGGGATCATCCCGAAGACTCGAATTCCGACCACGTGCTCGGGATCGACGTCGACGGCCACTACTACCTCGACAAGAAGCCGATCGAATACACGCAGATCGGGGCGGCGATCAACGCCATCTACACCGCACCCGACCGCGACGACAAGGTGCTCTACATCAAGGCCGACAAGAACCTGGACTACGGCAAGGTGCTCGACCTCATGGACCTCGCGTCCAAGAACGGCGTGGTCGTCATCGCCATGATCGGTGACCAGAAGCCGCACACGGTGTCGACGGTGCCCGGCGACAGTAAGGACGCCCCGCCGCTCCCGCCGGGAGGAGGCAACTAA
- a CDS encoding biopolymer transporter ExbD: protein MAMSTGGSGGLSNEINVTPMIDVLLVLLIIFMAALPTMRKAIDLQLPQPNPTAAPANPNSDQIVLEVGTNGCYAVNSKIITHDQLAQELHDIFDPRPDKIIFISGNPKVKVQDVIDAMDIARGAGVKVIGVPPKDAPGQGTPGTCKD from the coding sequence ATGGCCATGTCAACGGGCGGGTCGGGCGGTCTCAGCAACGAGATCAACGTGACCCCGATGATCGACGTGCTGCTCGTGCTGCTGATCATCTTCATGGCGGCGCTGCCCACCATGCGGAAAGCAATCGATCTGCAGCTCCCGCAGCCCAATCCGACGGCAGCTCCGGCCAATCCGAATTCCGACCAGATCGTGCTCGAGGTCGGGACGAACGGCTGCTACGCCGTGAACAGCAAGATCATCACGCACGATCAGCTGGCGCAGGAACTGCACGACATCTTCGATCCACGGCCGGACAAGATCATCTTCATCTCGGGCAATCCCAAGGTGAAGGTCCAGGACGTGATCGATGCCATGGACATCGCGCGCGGCGCCGGCGTCAAGGTGATCGGCGTCCCGCCAAAGGATGCGCCGGGACAGGGCACTCCGGGCACGTGTAAGGACTGA
- a CDS encoding amino acid permease, with product MTNVTAQHDESSAPAPTGFVKAITLTDATMLVAGAMIGSGIFIVSADMGRSVGSPGWLLMAWLLTGVMTCFGALTYGELAAMFPRAGGQYIFLRESMSPLVGFLYGWTLFAVIQTGTIAAVGVAFGKFLGVLAPSISPDRFGWFPQLDVCAAWLGCSDPSTAIQFGLSAQRLVALVAIAVLTWVNLRGVREGKFVQTSLTIVKTGVLILLMGLGLTIGRNATALAANFGHGNFWGHVDLTGAWVVAFGAAFVGSLFSSDAWNNVTFAAAEVKNPQRNLPRALIMGTGLVTLLYFLTNVSYLSVLPFHGDPAGATSLARGITAATQDRVGTAAMEQMFGSAGGTMMAIGILISTFGCMNGLILAGARVYYAMSRDGLFFRAAGTLSGRGVPAVGLVLQSVWTAALCLSGTYGQLLNYVIFANLVFYVLTTAGLFILRAKRPDAERPYRVLGYPFVPGLYLAMAAGVMILILMSPQSRTEAVSGLVIVAVGVPVYFLWRAVEKPAA from the coding sequence ATGACGAACGTGACCGCCCAGCACGACGAGTCATCGGCGCCCGCGCCCACCGGCTTCGTGAAGGCAATCACGCTTACCGATGCCACGATGCTCGTGGCCGGGGCGATGATCGGGTCGGGTATCTTCATCGTCTCGGCCGACATGGGCCGCTCGGTGGGGTCGCCCGGCTGGCTGCTCATGGCCTGGCTGCTCACGGGGGTCATGACCTGCTTCGGCGCGCTGACTTACGGGGAACTCGCCGCGATGTTCCCCCGAGCGGGCGGACAGTACATCTTTCTGCGCGAATCCATGAGCCCCCTGGTGGGCTTTTTGTACGGATGGACCCTGTTTGCCGTGATTCAGACGGGGACGATCGCCGCCGTGGGCGTGGCGTTCGGCAAGTTCCTCGGCGTGCTCGCCCCCAGCATCTCGCCCGACCGGTTTGGCTGGTTTCCGCAGTTGGACGTGTGCGCGGCCTGGCTGGGATGCTCGGATCCGTCCACGGCCATCCAATTCGGACTCTCTGCCCAGCGGCTCGTCGCGCTCGTGGCGATCGCCGTCCTCACCTGGGTAAATCTGCGCGGCGTGCGCGAGGGGAAGTTCGTCCAGACCTCGCTCACCATCGTGAAGACCGGGGTGCTGATCCTGCTCATGGGCCTCGGCCTCACGATCGGGCGCAATGCCACGGCGCTGGCCGCCAACTTCGGCCACGGGAATTTCTGGGGCCACGTGGACCTCACCGGCGCCTGGGTTGTGGCGTTCGGCGCCGCGTTCGTGGGGTCGCTCTTTTCCAGCGACGCCTGGAACAACGTCACCTTCGCCGCCGCCGAGGTGAAGAATCCCCAGCGCAATCTGCCGCGCGCGCTGATCATGGGGACGGGGCTGGTGACGCTGCTGTACTTCCTGACCAACGTGTCGTATCTGAGTGTGCTGCCCTTCCACGGCGATCCCGCAGGCGCCACCTCGCTTGCCCGCGGGATCACCGCCGCGACGCAGGATCGGGTCGGCACGGCGGCCATGGAGCAGATGTTCGGGTCGGCGGGCGGCACGATGATGGCCATCGGCATTCTGATCTCGACGTTCGGCTGCATGAACGGGCTCATCCTGGCCGGGGCCCGCGTGTACTACGCGATGTCGCGCGATGGGCTGTTCTTCAGAGCGGCGGGCACGCTGAGCGGCCGCGGTGTGCCGGCGGTGGGCCTGGTGCTGCAGAGCGTCTGGACGGCCGCCCTCTGCCTGAGTGGTACGTACGGGCAGCTGCTCAACTACGTGATCTTTGCGAACCTCGTGTTCTACGTGCTGACCACGGCGGGTCTGTTCATCCTCCGGGCCAAGCGGCCCGACGCCGAGCGTCCGTACCGGGTACTGGGATATCCGTTCGTCCCGGGACTGTACCTCGCCATGGCGGCGGGGGTTATGATTCTAATTCTGATGTCGCCGCAATCCCGGACCGAGGCGGTTTCCGGCCTGGTGATCGTCGCCGTCGGCGTCCCTGTGTATTTCCTCTGGCGCGCGGTGGAGAAGCCTGCCGCATGA